From one Microlunatus sp. Gsoil 973 genomic stretch:
- a CDS encoding SDR family oxidoreductase, producing the protein MKIALVTGANRGIGLATARRLGRDCDHVMLAARRRDAVAEAVDRLSLEGFSVSGLIMDVTDHASVRDAATEVAERFGQLDVLINNAGILPEATNADPKEALDLAMFQQTFATNVLGPVAVLEAFLPLLRRSPAGRVVNVSSTMGSFAHQTDPNSPWHPMVVPAYQSSKAALNAITIVLAKALADTSIKVTSVCPGWVQTDLAPGNRDQAPVTPDEAADIIARAATLRTGDASGTFIDAGGQVKW; encoded by the coding sequence GTGAAGATCGCACTCGTGACGGGTGCCAACAGGGGCATCGGACTGGCGACTGCTCGACGGCTCGGCCGGGACTGCGACCATGTGATGCTTGCCGCTCGACGGCGCGACGCGGTGGCCGAGGCGGTGGACCGGCTGTCGCTCGAGGGCTTCTCGGTGAGCGGCCTGATCATGGATGTCACCGACCACGCATCGGTGAGGGACGCCGCCACCGAGGTTGCCGAGCGCTTCGGGCAGCTCGACGTTCTGATCAACAACGCGGGAATCCTGCCGGAGGCTACCAACGCCGACCCGAAGGAGGCGCTCGACCTGGCGATGTTCCAGCAGACCTTCGCCACAAACGTTCTCGGCCCGGTCGCGGTGCTGGAAGCATTCCTACCGCTCCTGCGCAGGAGCCCGGCAGGGCGGGTCGTGAACGTCTCCAGCACAATGGGCTCATTCGCCCATCAGACCGATCCGAACTCACCGTGGCACCCGATGGTCGTGCCGGCCTATCAGTCCTCCAAGGCGGCTCTCAACGCGATCACGATCGTGTTGGCCAAGGCGCTGGCGGACACCTCGATCAAGGTGACGTCAGTGTGCCCCGGCTGGGTACAGACCGATCTCGCCCCCGGCAACAGGGATCAGGCACCCGTCACCCCTGACGAGGCTGCCGACATCATTGCCCGGGCGGCGACCTTGCGTACCGGCGACGCGTCCGGGACGTTCATCGACGCCGGTGGGCAGGTGAAGTGGTGA
- a CDS encoding ROK family transcriptional regulator: MLQRGSNLPRVGDYNEVLVMDLIRRHPGISRIELAERTGLSGQTVLNICRRLIGKNLINQIGQIRSGAGGRRLAYQVVPDGRYAIGVDIDPARTVLIAVNLAGEVIDRMPLRMDDHSDIDQIVAGIDRATRDHLSRGRRGTLSGLGVALPRAATARCDPADRQQTRAGWNADELRDSLRSRLRIPVRIGPDAVAAATAELWAGTIDSQNFAFIYLGASVGAGVALGGEILRGETDNLGRLDHLGGDPNGPVCACGGRGCIGAVAEPSHLVVRARDLGLLNGTDPDDPVSTAAGIVELGRLAEYGDSAAAEVLDYAARTYGRAAATLAGLLDLDTIVFGGPNWPPLEPAFRRIVPQTIEALVGAGAPEVTMRSTTLGGEVGSIGAASLLLAETAGPFVAHLVLPA, from the coding sequence ATGTTGCAGCGCGGATCGAACCTGCCACGCGTCGGGGACTACAACGAGGTCCTCGTGATGGACCTGATCCGCCGCCACCCGGGCATCAGCCGCATCGAGCTCGCCGAGCGGACCGGGCTGTCCGGACAGACCGTGCTGAACATCTGCCGCAGGCTGATCGGCAAGAATCTGATCAACCAGATCGGCCAGATCCGCAGCGGCGCCGGCGGCCGTAGGCTCGCCTACCAGGTGGTCCCGGACGGCAGGTACGCGATCGGCGTCGACATCGACCCGGCACGGACCGTCCTGATCGCGGTCAACCTCGCCGGCGAGGTGATCGATCGGATGCCCCTCCGAATGGATGATCATTCCGACATCGACCAGATCGTCGCGGGCATCGACCGGGCGACCCGCGACCACCTGTCGCGCGGCCGGCGGGGGACGCTGAGCGGCCTTGGCGTGGCATTGCCGCGGGCCGCCACAGCTCGGTGCGACCCGGCCGACCGCCAGCAGACCCGGGCAGGTTGGAATGCGGACGAGCTGCGGGATTCGCTCCGCAGCCGGCTACGGATACCTGTGAGGATCGGCCCGGACGCCGTTGCCGCCGCGACCGCTGAACTCTGGGCCGGCACCATCGACTCACAGAACTTCGCGTTCATCTATCTCGGCGCATCCGTCGGTGCCGGGGTCGCGCTCGGCGGGGAGATCCTTCGCGGAGAGACGGACAACCTCGGACGTCTTGACCATCTGGGTGGCGATCCGAACGGCCCGGTCTGTGCTTGTGGCGGTCGGGGATGCATCGGCGCCGTTGCCGAGCCGAGTCACCTGGTCGTCCGCGCCCGAGATCTCGGGCTGTTGAACGGAACCGACCCCGACGATCCCGTGTCGACGGCCGCCGGAATCGTCGAACTGGGCAGGCTCGCGGAATACGGTGACTCTGCGGCAGCGGAGGTGCTGGACTACGCCGCACGGACTTACGGCCGCGCCGCGGCGACCTTGGCCGGCCTGCTCGATCTGGACACCATCGTGTTCGGCGGTCCGAACTGGCCGCCGCTGGAGCCTGCGTTCCGGCGGATCGTGCCGCAAACGATCGAGGCCCTGGTCGGTGCAGGCGCCCCAGAGGTCACGATGCGCTCGACGACCCTTGGCGGGGAGGTCGGATCCATCGGCGCTGCATCGCTGCTGCTGGCCGAGACCGCAGGTCCTTTCGTCGCGCACCTCGTACTCCCCGCCTGA
- a CDS encoding LuxR C-terminal-related transcriptional regulator, with translation MEQDLSVECGLLDSYPAPNPDRSAYGLPRIYLPRRRLWMQLDAATEEVSLTVLAGPNGSGKTLGVRGWLTLTKRQQIERGEIVWVNADAGLRAERLAAILDGSAPQSLRRLVVIDSAERLPGQTVRMIQQRLDRSPATMRLLLITRHDLPLDHLAAESLGHFIRLPGTLLRLESGEAAELIAGHARTSDPEVIGPIEEAADGWAAAVVIAARVVGAATEPTAVARRMRHDRRTLADQVAGQVMATLSSRTRHLLLCVAGEEFVSRELAAHLTGDSDAGTLLDDLVDTGMLVTPLDDAIPMSTDQAFAGAPSQLFRIHPLLAEVARRRYLRDDEEVRAAREAVLRAVRIDLGAGSVDRALDRVLAIGAVDASTDIVSRHGTELVARGSGAAVLEFARRNPDVVLSTPATWFPLMLERWISGDIEQAVRWLKQLRQRGGGRDADPAENACLHLLLAHLGLESMDVAVGNATQLLLALDAPVTTTILDNVGNRSSAPPADGPMRPVVPLLLTLVGSAQNWLGGLEEARVNLAAAAEFCRRQGFALTGAEATAHLALTEYMVGDGPAAIKLAEEALQALDNLSADRRGYLRSAATLAAHLARSVDVPWMEPGEVDQPDGVIHPGHLSQRFWFRVCNQRSILRSCVPAEANRMLTTPVDLPVRQLPRHLQIAGSVEDGLLCVLGQDTEHLSRSEARLRSLGASAKADLLAGLRADMTGDRVKAISLFHSAAEDRTPMANVRALALTAQAQLVHSRGDRAAALDLMSMAAAASAGRRDAVPFVGWSRHGSPIRTLLRELIQLSEPSVWYLPWLEEVSAAVTTGAGVPPTFADRAGASADPIVAPAGPPLSTREYDVLRLLARGATYDDISAELFLSRNTIKTHVSRLYVKLGASSRSEALAMARSLYLI, from the coding sequence ATGGAGCAGGACCTGTCGGTCGAGTGCGGTCTGTTGGACTCGTACCCGGCCCCGAACCCGGACCGATCTGCATACGGCCTGCCGAGAATCTACCTGCCGCGTCGGCGCTTGTGGATGCAACTCGACGCGGCAACCGAGGAAGTCAGCCTGACCGTCCTGGCCGGACCGAACGGTTCGGGCAAGACACTGGGCGTCCGCGGCTGGCTGACGCTGACCAAACGCCAGCAGATCGAGCGCGGTGAGATCGTTTGGGTCAACGCCGATGCCGGCCTGCGCGCGGAACGGCTGGCAGCCATCCTGGACGGATCCGCCCCGCAGAGTCTGCGGCGGCTGGTCGTCATCGACAGCGCAGAGCGGCTTCCGGGCCAGACCGTCCGCATGATCCAGCAGCGTCTTGACCGATCACCGGCCACCATGCGTCTGCTGCTGATCACCCGACACGATCTACCACTGGACCATCTCGCCGCCGAGTCGCTGGGCCATTTCATCCGGCTGCCCGGAACGCTGTTACGGCTGGAGTCCGGCGAAGCCGCCGAGCTGATCGCCGGACACGCCAGGACGTCGGACCCCGAGGTCATCGGACCCATCGAGGAGGCAGCCGACGGGTGGGCCGCCGCGGTGGTCATCGCAGCACGAGTGGTCGGAGCGGCGACCGAACCGACTGCCGTAGCCCGCCGCATGCGACACGACAGGCGCACCCTCGCCGACCAGGTCGCCGGTCAGGTGATGGCCACCCTGTCCTCCCGGACCCGTCACCTCCTGTTGTGTGTTGCTGGCGAAGAGTTCGTCAGCCGTGAGCTTGCGGCCCATCTCACCGGTGACAGTGACGCCGGGACGTTGCTCGACGACCTCGTGGACACCGGAATGCTGGTCACCCCCCTGGATGACGCGATACCGATGTCGACCGACCAGGCGTTCGCTGGAGCGCCGAGCCAGCTGTTCCGGATCCACCCGCTGCTCGCCGAGGTGGCCCGCCGGCGTTACCTGCGCGACGATGAGGAGGTCCGGGCTGCTCGCGAAGCCGTACTCCGCGCGGTCAGGATCGACCTCGGCGCCGGATCGGTTGACCGGGCGCTGGACCGGGTGCTCGCGATCGGCGCCGTCGACGCCTCGACCGACATCGTCAGCCGCCACGGAACCGAGCTGGTCGCGCGCGGATCGGGCGCGGCGGTCCTGGAATTCGCCCGCCGCAATCCCGATGTCGTGCTGAGCACCCCGGCCACCTGGTTCCCGCTCATGCTGGAGCGATGGATCTCCGGAGACATCGAACAGGCGGTCCGCTGGCTCAAACAGTTGCGGCAACGCGGCGGCGGACGTGACGCCGACCCGGCCGAGAACGCCTGCCTCCACCTGCTGCTGGCCCACCTCGGACTGGAGTCGATGGACGTCGCTGTCGGGAACGCAACCCAACTGCTTTTGGCACTCGACGCACCCGTAACGACAACGATCCTGGACAACGTAGGAAATCGGAGCAGCGCGCCACCCGCGGACGGCCCGATGCGGCCGGTGGTCCCACTGCTGTTGACGCTGGTGGGCAGCGCGCAGAACTGGCTGGGTGGGTTGGAGGAGGCAAGGGTGAACCTCGCCGCGGCCGCCGAGTTCTGCCGACGGCAGGGATTCGCCCTCACCGGAGCCGAGGCGACGGCGCATCTGGCGCTGACCGAATACATGGTTGGCGACGGACCGGCAGCCATCAAGCTGGCCGAGGAGGCGCTGCAGGCGCTCGACAATCTGTCGGCGGATCGCCGTGGCTACCTGCGCTCGGCTGCGACGCTCGCGGCGCACCTGGCTCGTTCGGTCGACGTGCCGTGGATGGAACCCGGTGAGGTCGACCAACCGGACGGGGTGATTCATCCGGGCCACCTGTCACAACGCTTCTGGTTCCGGGTCTGTAACCAACGCTCGATCCTGCGCAGCTGTGTCCCGGCCGAGGCGAACCGGATGCTCACCACCCCGGTCGATCTGCCTGTCCGGCAGCTGCCGCGCCACCTCCAGATCGCCGGATCGGTGGAGGACGGCCTGCTCTGCGTGCTCGGACAGGACACCGAGCACCTGAGCCGGAGTGAGGCCCGGCTCCGGAGTCTGGGTGCATCGGCCAAGGCCGACCTACTTGCGGGGCTGCGGGCGGATATGACCGGGGACCGGGTCAAGGCGATCAGCCTGTTCCACTCGGCCGCCGAGGACCGGACGCCGATGGCCAACGTACGGGCGCTGGCGTTGACCGCCCAGGCGCAGCTGGTGCATTCCCGCGGCGACCGGGCGGCGGCTCTGGACCTGATGAGCATGGCTGCCGCCGCAAGTGCCGGCAGGCGGGATGCCGTACCGTTCGTCGGCTGGAGTCGCCACGGCAGCCCGATCCGGACACTGCTCCGGGAGCTGATCCAGCTGTCCGAGCCGAGCGTCTGGTACCTCCCCTGGTTGGAGGAGGTGAGTGCGGCCGTCACGACGGGCGCCGGCGTCCCACCGACCTTCGCCGACCGCGCCGGCGCTTCGGCCGATCCGATCGTCGCGCCGGCCGGACCGCCGCTGTCTACCCGTGAGTACGACGTGTTGCGTCTGCTGGCCCGTGGCGCCACCTACGACGACATCAGTGCCGAGCTGTTCCTGTCCCGCAACACGATCAAGACCCACGTCTCCAGGCTGTACGTGAAGCTCGGCGCATCCAGCAGGAGCGAAGCGCTCGCCATGGCCCGCAGTCTCTATCTCATCTGA
- a CDS encoding NlpC/P60 family protein, with protein MPVLSIQQIFQAAREAGFDPHQAVTWTAIALAESSGRTGAVASQGEHSIGLWQINVASGVRKNTFGDLTDPVVNARAAYQISHHGTDMRPWTTTHDANKGTAHDYRHYLPEVEQLIGVQGDGRGVAGYGAPLPPPLHAGGYDQIDSGRPLAAVDESATAGTDPDGQPTVDSDHDGLTDEFEKLVGTDPTVADTDRDGLSDGYEAVVSHTDPLAADTDHDQLTDPAELVVGGDAGRLPGVGGVVGAGPLAINVNRPGRDSDQDGIPDRIETLVDLDPRSADTDHDRLSDATELAHGTDPTLADSDHDGLTDEFEIASRLDPLTATGSATQTVPRWTLQTALAHQAAGSPTVPMPDAGPTWAASSDPAAGADVAADDGALRTFLDAAKTQAGDSYVYGATPSLGNPDPKAFDCSSLTQWAAHQAGVKLPRIAEAQYMDLKSKDMLIPVDKALKTPGALLFYFSEEPKGPLPAGQAHVAISLGNGKTIEAKGSAYGVGEFPAKGRFNYAGLIPGISDGTAEPPVDPDQLPDADTFSIDAPAPLAQPPADVLPGVDGNDPDHDHDGLTDAFEKLVGSDPRLADTDHDGIFDGREAMITHTDPLSPDTDGDHLLDAQELATGGDPGRIAGVGGVVGTGRLAENVRVPHRDSDHDGISDRIERLLGTDPHAADSDHDGLSDAMEHAIGSNPLNADSDSDGLLDGLEARYHLNPLVANGLGPGATEDGTTDAVNDGDPGSVFDHGW; from the coding sequence ATGCCTGTGTTGTCAATACAGCAGATCTTTCAGGCTGCACGCGAGGCCGGCTTCGACCCACACCAGGCGGTCACCTGGACCGCGATCGCGTTGGCCGAATCGTCCGGCCGCACGGGTGCAGTGGCCAGCCAGGGTGAGCACTCGATCGGTCTCTGGCAGATCAACGTGGCCAGCGGCGTCCGCAAGAACACCTTCGGCGACCTCACCGATCCCGTGGTGAACGCCCGCGCCGCCTATCAGATCAGTCACCACGGCACCGACATGCGTCCGTGGACAACCACCCACGACGCCAACAAGGGCACGGCACACGACTACCGGCACTATCTGCCCGAGGTCGAGCAACTGATCGGTGTCCAGGGCGACGGACGCGGCGTCGCGGGTTACGGCGCGCCACTGCCACCGCCACTGCATGCCGGCGGTTACGACCAGATCGACAGCGGCCGACCGCTGGCAGCCGTCGACGAGTCCGCCACAGCAGGTACAGATCCCGACGGTCAGCCGACGGTCGACAGTGATCATGACGGGCTCACCGACGAGTTCGAGAAACTCGTCGGCACCGATCCGACCGTCGCCGACACCGACCGGGACGGACTGTCCGACGGCTACGAGGCGGTCGTCTCCCACACCGATCCACTGGCGGCCGACACCGACCATGATCAACTCACCGACCCGGCGGAACTCGTCGTCGGAGGCGACGCCGGCCGGCTGCCCGGCGTCGGCGGCGTTGTCGGCGCCGGACCACTGGCGATCAACGTCAATCGCCCGGGCCGGGACTCCGACCAGGACGGCATCCCGGATCGCATCGAGACGCTGGTCGACCTCGACCCGCGTTCGGCCGACACCGATCATGATCGACTGTCCGATGCGACGGAGCTCGCTCACGGAACCGATCCGACCCTTGCCGATTCCGATCATGACGGCCTGACTGATGAGTTCGAGATCGCCAGCCGGCTGGATCCCCTGACAGCAACGGGTTCCGCCACCCAGACCGTGCCGCGGTGGACCCTGCAGACGGCTCTGGCGCACCAGGCGGCCGGATCGCCAACTGTGCCGATGCCGGACGCCGGTCCGACCTGGGCCGCCTCGTCGGACCCGGCGGCGGGAGCCGATGTCGCAGCCGACGACGGCGCACTGCGGACCTTCCTCGACGCGGCCAAGACGCAGGCGGGTGACTCCTACGTGTACGGCGCGACCCCGTCGTTGGGCAATCCCGACCCGAAGGCCTTCGACTGCTCCTCGCTCACCCAGTGGGCGGCCCATCAGGCCGGGGTGAAACTGCCCCGGATCGCCGAGGCCCAGTACATGGATCTGAAGTCCAAGGACATGCTGATTCCGGTCGACAAGGCGCTCAAGACGCCCGGTGCGCTGTTGTTCTACTTCTCCGAGGAACCCAAGGGTCCGCTGCCCGCCGGACAGGCGCACGTCGCGATCAGCCTCGGCAACGGCAAGACGATCGAAGCCAAGGGCAGCGCGTACGGAGTGGGCGAGTTCCCCGCGAAGGGCCGGTTCAACTACGCCGGTCTGATCCCGGGCATCTCCGACGGAACGGCCGAGCCGCCGGTCGACCCCGATCAACTGCCGGACGCCGACACCTTCTCGATCGACGCGCCGGCGCCCTTGGCCCAACCACCCGCTGACGTGCTCCCGGGCGTCGACGGCAATGATCCTGATCATGATCACGACGGGCTGACCGATGCCTTCGAGAAGCTGGTCGGATCGGATCCGCGACTGGCCGATACAGACCACGACGGGATCTTTGATGGGCGGGAGGCGATGATCACCCACACCGACCCGCTGTCCCCCGACACCGATGGTGATCACCTCTTGGATGCCCAGGAACTGGCGACCGGCGGTGATCCCGGCAGGATCGCCGGGGTCGGTGGCGTGGTGGGCACCGGGAGGCTGGCCGAGAACGTGCGGGTGCCTCATCGGGATTCCGATCATGACGGGATCTCCGACCGCATCGAGCGGCTGCTGGGAACCGATCCACACGCAGCCGACAGTGATCATGACGGGTTGTCCGATGCGATGGAACACGCTATCGGCAGCAATCCGCTGAACGCCGACAGCGACTCCGACGGACTGCTCGACGGTCTCGAGGCGCGCTATCACCTCAATCCCCTGGTCGCCAACGGGCTCGGGCCCGGCGCGACCGAGGACGGAACCACCGACGCGGTGAACGACGGGGACCCCGGCTCCGTCTTCGACCACGGATGGTGA
- a CDS encoding M20/M25/M40 family metallo-hydrolase, with protein MTSQGSADGIGPSVGMLTEAAEAELPGLVQDLMRLAAIPSIAAEGFDPEALFTAHDQVVGLLTASGVTDIGRLEVPGTTAPIVSATVPGPPGSPAVLLYTHYDVVPAGDPALWRSPPFEPAVDGDAIVGRGVADSKANIVSIAGALRLLRDRLPVTVKIIIEGHEEFGSPFDDYPKQAPELFAADAIVIADVGNVRPGTPTMTVALRGSASVTISATSLLSDKHSGQYGGAAPDARLALIRAIGSLHDDAGDVVVPGLRREPWAGTSYTDDEFRRLAEVVDGVPLQGTGTIGERIWSGPAITVIAFDAPPIDSPLNAVAGSATAVLNLRVHPEQDAAEAQQALINHLRSLRPFGIELEVTAGETGNGFAAALDGAGYQAASQALAAVWGQPTGAMASGGSIPLAMAFQEADPQTEILLFGATDGYANIHGPNERVLISEIRNSIVGLALFLINMGAGPRSAQS; from the coding sequence ATGACGAGTCAAGGGTCGGCCGACGGCATCGGCCCGTCGGTCGGGATGCTCACAGAGGCGGCCGAGGCGGAACTGCCCGGACTCGTCCAAGACCTGATGCGGTTGGCCGCCATCCCGTCGATCGCCGCCGAGGGCTTCGATCCGGAAGCCTTGTTCACCGCGCACGACCAGGTGGTCGGCCTGCTCACCGCGAGCGGTGTCACCGATATCGGCCGGCTCGAGGTCCCCGGGACGACGGCCCCCATTGTGAGCGCCACCGTCCCCGGTCCGCCAGGGTCGCCCGCGGTGCTGCTCTACACCCACTACGACGTGGTCCCTGCAGGGGATCCCGCGCTGTGGCGAAGCCCGCCGTTCGAACCGGCGGTCGACGGTGATGCGATCGTCGGTCGCGGTGTCGCAGATTCCAAGGCCAACATCGTCAGCATCGCCGGTGCGCTGCGCCTGCTCCGCGACCGGCTGCCGGTCACCGTCAAGATCATCATCGAGGGTCATGAGGAGTTCGGCAGCCCCTTCGACGACTACCCGAAACAGGCACCGGAGCTGTTCGCAGCCGACGCCATCGTGATCGCCGATGTCGGGAACGTCCGGCCGGGCACGCCGACGATGACGGTCGCCCTGCGCGGGTCGGCCTCAGTCACGATCAGCGCGACATCACTGCTTTCGGACAAGCACAGCGGCCAGTACGGCGGTGCCGCGCCCGACGCGCGACTCGCGCTGATCCGGGCGATCGGCTCCCTGCACGACGATGCCGGAGACGTCGTCGTGCCCGGCTTGCGCCGGGAGCCCTGGGCCGGCACCAGTTACACCGATGACGAGTTCCGGCGGCTCGCAGAGGTCGTCGACGGCGTACCGCTGCAGGGCACCGGAACGATCGGCGAACGGATCTGGTCCGGGCCGGCGATCACCGTGATCGCCTTCGACGCGCCCCCGATCGACTCGCCGCTGAACGCCGTCGCCGGCAGCGCCACGGCCGTACTGAACCTCCGGGTCCACCCGGAGCAGGACGCGGCCGAGGCCCAGCAGGCGTTGATCAATCACCTGCGCAGCCTGCGCCCGTTCGGAATCGAACTCGAGGTCACCGCCGGCGAGACGGGCAACGGTTTCGCAGCCGCCCTCGACGGCGCCGGCTATCAGGCGGCATCTCAGGCGCTCGCGGCGGTCTGGGGGCAGCCGACCGGTGCGATGGCCAGCGGGGGGTCGATACCGCTGGCCATGGCCTTCCAGGAGGCGGATCCGCAGACCGAGATCCTGCTGTTCGGAGCGACGGACGGCTACGCCAACATCCACGGACCCAACGAACGTGTGTTGATCAGCGAGATCAGGAACAGCATCGTCGGCCTGGCACTGTTCTTGATCAACATGGGCGCCGGGCCGCGATCGGCGCAATCATGA
- a CDS encoding Hsp70 family protein, whose translation MSELSPSSRRDAPQSGSYRLGVDLGTTYTAAAVDNDGTPSMVGLGNRALQIPSVLFLNEDGEFLVGEAAERRGLAEPDRLVREFKRRIGDHVPILVGGSPYSPQALTARLLRWVVEITTERIGAPPASVVLTHPANWGPYKLDLLRQAGQLADLEEIHTCPEPQAAAAQYASRNRVEPGQRLAVYDLGGGTFDVCVLEQTADGFRMLGTPEGIEQLGGVDFDEALFQQVTASFGGQLYDLDPDDPAVTVGLTRLRRDCVEAKEALSVDVDAVVPVALPGLTTSVRVTRSEFEALIRPALRDTVAATSRAVRSARLQPSDLSAIVLVGGSSRIPLVGELLQREFGVPTSLDTHPKHDVAMGALQARLDVIPTPQPTPQPTPQPQPQPVPQPEPDPMPGPEPSPEPEPLPTPQPEPPPPEPEPVPRPVGEPEPMPRPEPRPLPTPQPEPQPQPIPEPEPTPQPEPIPPRPPEVEPVDADDRAPRPSMLDRLPRPSRRVLIAGGSVLAAAAVVTASIIALNNRPNAGGGSTLPPPSTSAAQTSPSTASSPPSSTRPSASSTGPPARALPASRALAGTELIVPMETAGTTELYLADTRKSSPVKRLTHDAGASSSVMLSPDRRTFFYITGPDDQNRDYRIAAARKGEADSDRFADRNPVCAGGYFRGAWNPVDPTMIAVPCRAANGAYGLYLMRTDGTIIRPIAIGTGNRADDPTFSPDGLQLVYWAAPGDRGGGGGLFSAPITGDGAPRQLTPVGSNDADPAFSPDGSTIAFRRRTAGNSDIYTMPADGSGRPVRIIHTAGDDQDPTWSPSGETVGLQERRAEQLSRASRSTDLDRRCRRQRPASALDVGCSGSPDGIGLEPPLIPVDASQPVRPPTRQQPVPPEALTTSPAHRRR comes from the coding sequence ATGTCAGAACTTTCGCCGTCGAGTCGCCGGGACGCGCCGCAATCCGGCTCGTACCGACTCGGTGTCGACCTGGGCACCACTTATACCGCGGCGGCCGTCGACAACGACGGTACGCCGTCGATGGTGGGTCTGGGCAATCGTGCGCTGCAGATCCCGTCGGTGTTGTTTCTGAACGAGGACGGCGAATTCCTGGTCGGTGAGGCGGCAGAACGACGCGGACTCGCCGAACCCGACCGGCTGGTGCGGGAGTTCAAGCGCCGGATCGGCGATCATGTCCCGATCTTGGTGGGAGGTTCGCCGTACTCGCCGCAGGCGCTGACCGCCCGTCTCCTGCGCTGGGTTGTGGAGATCACGACCGAACGGATCGGGGCGCCGCCGGCTTCGGTCGTGTTGACCCATCCAGCCAACTGGGGGCCCTACAAACTGGACTTGTTGCGGCAGGCCGGCCAGTTGGCCGACCTCGAGGAGATCCACACCTGTCCCGAACCGCAGGCCGCGGCGGCACAGTACGCGAGCCGGAACCGGGTCGAGCCGGGACAGCGGTTGGCGGTCTACGACCTGGGCGGCGGAACGTTCGATGTCTGCGTCCTGGAACAGACCGCAGACGGATTTCGCATGCTCGGCACGCCGGAGGGGATCGAGCAGTTGGGCGGGGTCGACTTCGACGAGGCGTTGTTCCAGCAGGTGACCGCCTCGTTCGGCGGGCAGCTGTACGACCTCGATCCTGACGATCCTGCGGTGACGGTCGGCCTGACGCGGCTGCGTCGGGACTGTGTCGAGGCCAAGGAAGCGCTGTCGGTCGACGTCGATGCTGTGGTGCCGGTCGCGTTACCGGGACTGACGACATCGGTCCGGGTGACGCGGTCGGAATTCGAGGCCCTGATCCGGCCGGCGCTGCGGGACACCGTGGCCGCAACCAGCCGGGCGGTGCGGTCGGCGAGGCTGCAGCCGTCCGATCTCTCCGCGATCGTACTGGTCGGCGGCAGCTCGCGGATTCCGCTGGTCGGCGAGTTGCTGCAGCGTGAGTTCGGCGTGCCGACCTCGCTGGACACCCATCCCAAACACGACGTTGCGATGGGTGCTCTCCAGGCCCGACTGGACGTCATTCCGACTCCCCAGCCGACTCCCCAGCCCACACCCCAGCCGCAACCGCAACCGGTGCCGCAACCGGAGCCGGATCCCATGCCGGGACCGGAGCCGTCCCCGGAACCTGAGCCGCTGCCGACGCCCCAACCCGAGCCGCCGCCTCCCGAGCCGGAACCTGTTCCGCGGCCGGTCGGTGAACCGGAACCGATGCCTCGCCCGGAACCGCGACCGCTGCCGACGCCCCAGCCCGAGCCGCAGCCGCAACCGATCCCGGAGCCGGAACCGACGCCGCAACCCGAACCGATCCCTCCACGGCCGCCTGAAGTCGAGCCGGTCGACGCCGATGACCGCGCCCCGCGCCCCTCGATGCTTGACCGGCTGCCGCGGCCATCTCGTCGTGTGCTCATTGCAGGTGGCTCGGTGCTCGCTGCCGCAGCTGTGGTCACCGCAAGCATCATCGCGCTGAACAATCGCCCGAACGCTGGCGGCGGGTCCACCCTGCCCCCGCCCAGCACGTCGGCAGCCCAGACCTCTCCGTCGACTGCGTCGTCACCACCGTCATCGACCCGGCCCTCGGCATCATCAACCGGTCCGCCCGCCCGGGCGCTCCCCGCGTCCCGCGCGCTGGCCGGGACCGAGCTGATCGTTCCGATGGAGACCGCTGGCACCACGGAGCTGTACCTCGCGGACACCCGCAAGTCCTCACCGGTCAAGAGGTTGACACACGATGCCGGCGCATCGAGCAGCGTGATGCTCTCGCCGGACAGGAGGACCTTCTTCTACATCACCGGTCCCGACGACCAGAACCGCGACTACCGGATCGCCGCTGCCCGGAAGGGGGAAGCCGATTCCGACCGGTTCGCCGATCGCAACCCGGTGTGTGCCGGTGGCTACTTCCGCGGGGCGTGGAATCCCGTCGACCCCACCATGATCGCGGTCCCGTGCCGTGCCGCAAACGGCGCGTACGGGCTGTACCTGATGCGCACCGACGGCACGATCATCCGGCCGATCGCCATCGGAACCGGCAACCGGGCCGACGATCCGACCTTCTCACCGGACGGTCTGCAGCTGGTGTACTGGGCCGCGCCCGGCGACAGGGGTGGCGGTGGCGGCCTGTTCAGCGCGCCGATCACCGGGGATGGCGCTCCGCGACAACTGACTCCCGTCGGCAGCAACGACGCGGATCCGGCGTTCTCACCCGACGGCTCGACGATCGCCTTCCGACGCCGCACTGCCGGGAACTCCGACATCTACACGATGCCTGCCGACGGTTCCGGACGCCCGGTCCGGATCATCCACACCGCCGGCGACGACCAGGATCCGACCTGGTCGCCGTCGGGGGAGACAGTTGGCCTACAAGAGCGACGCGCGGAGCAGCTATCCCGGGCCTCGCGTTCCACGGATCTGGATCGCCGATGCCGACGGCAGCGGCCGGCATCTGCTCTGGACGTCGGGTGCTCCGGGAGCCCAGACGGCATCGGCCTGGAGCCGCCGCTGATCCCTGTCGATGCGAGTCAGCCCGTTCGGCCTCCGACTCGTCAACAACCCGTTCCGCCCGAGGCCCTCACCACTTCACCTGCCCACCGGCGTCGATGA